In Lepus europaeus isolate LE1 chromosome 8, mLepTim1.pri, whole genome shotgun sequence, a single genomic region encodes these proteins:
- the ENAM gene encoding enamelin, whose product MLLLWCRNGASFPELDNLVPSGKMKILLTFLGLLGNAMAMPMHMPRMPGFSSKSEEMMRYGPFPFMNYPHMSPMGPYGNGFQFPQQFPPYQMPMWPQPPPNMWLPPKPAGFRRQSNTDQAQETQKPNEPQTKTPPEQQPVNQPPTPTPAKEETQPTQTFPPFNNGLFPYQQPPWPFPQRMPPPGYGRLSNEEGGNPFFGFFGYHGFGGRPPYYSEEMYDDIEKPKEEDPPKAESPATETSTNATVNETNSTQPNAGGSQGGNDTSPVGNGAPGQNTGSNPTAQNGVNPSPAVNTSGQGAPRSQFPWRPSQPNIYENYPNHNTRNFPSERQWHHTGTAVGHRPNGPFYRNQQVQRGTQWNSFAWESKQATQPGNPTYRKTFHSTTRGYYTNYAGNPANFRRRPQGPNKNVMGTNVASLGPKQGSVGRNEKIQTPKEKSIGQKERTVVPTKDTTGPWKNSQSYGVNKPNYKLPWSEGNIQGPNFNSMGQQENSYNPRGDSRRIPNSGVQIQSQNLPKGIVLEPKRTPYQPHTNQPELKHRIYQPVYPKEIPTSTREHFPTGRNTWNHQEISPRFKEHPRWQAKRLPPSPPSSHGSRGNVFFQKYSPYDPRENPPYHRSNTWGEIVDSPSTMRQPENPRYPMNTPDQEETYNEEDPIDPTGDEIFPGQSTWGEEELSFKRDPTVRQYGGGQYALNQPKENFPYPADNPSKPREDFPYNEFYPWNPDENFPSYNTGPTVTPPMQNKGYYTTSAVGQEESTLFPSWNSWDYSFQAQEQKEKQPYYNRNYWDQATNLQQTPASIPDLKETQLYYTSSPAGLQKNPKWHEDENLNYGMQITSLNSPDRDYLAYSDLITQNYPSSQKEIHLYHQSQQGPCCTGGSTGPKDNPLSLQAYTSSYGLAPEEKQDTNPLDTESSHTNNPSPIVSPTSILPGQRNSSENRLPGEIQSPISFRDDVSTLRRNIPCSMKNQLSQLEIMSNSPQSKNTPCLKNDLGGDGNNIVKQMFEGNQLNERTVALTPEQLIMGTPDEGPRPEGIQSEVQGNESEKQQQRPPRILHVPCFGSKLADHHSVSTGTPSTSGRQDPIDGDLIMPTGNPSTSVGLATGEQFKHINVNSFNANEHTPYESFQTGTNPQDQVQDCLLLQPQTSLRNSAQLAGGSLAQPHSTLEAKEGDEMQAPPNLHKLSLLTTIVESCPLAF is encoded by the exons ATGTCACCAATGGGCCCTTATGGAAATGGTTTCCAATTCCCTCAGCAGTTCCCACCGTACCAGATGCCTATGTGGCCTCAACCACCACCTAACATGTGGCTCCCACCAAAACCCGCAGGATTCAGACGCCAGAGCAATACTGACCAAGCCCAAGAGACCCAGAAACCCAACGAGCCTCAGACAAAAACACCACCAGAACAGCAGCCTGTAAACCAGCCACCTACCCCAACTCCAGCCAAAGAGGAAACCCAGCCAACTCAG acATTCCCACCATTCAACAATGGACTATTTCCCTATCAACAACCACCATGGCCATTTCCACag AGGATGCCACCACCAGGTTATGGACGTCTCAGCAATGAAGAAGGTGGG AATCCTTTCTTTGGATTTTTTGGATATCATGGCTTTGGGGGCCGCCCCCCTTATTACTCAGAAGAGATGTATGATGACATTGAAAAACCCAAAGAAGAAGATCCCCCTAAAGCAGAAAGTCCAGCCACAGAAACTTCAACAAATGCAACAGTAAATGAGACTAATTCTACCCAACCAAACGCTGGAGGGAGTCAGGGCGGAAATGACACCAGTCCAGTAGGAAACGGTGCCCCAGGGCAGAACACTGGGAGCAATCCTACAGCTCAGAATGGAGTCAACCCATCCCCTGCAGTtaatacttcaggccagggagcaCCCAGAAGTCAATTCCCATGGAGACCAAGTCAgccaaatatttatgaaaattatcCAAATCACAACACCCGAAATTTTCCTTCAGAAAGACAATGGCATCACACTGGTACTGCTGTGGGGCACAGACCAAATGGGCCTTTTTACCGAAATCAACAGGTTCAAAGAGGTACTCAATGGAATTcttttgcttgggaaagcaaacaagccacacagccaggaaatCCAACTTATCGCAAAACTTTCCATTCCACTACCAGAGGCTATTATACTAATTATGCAGGAAATCCAGCAAACTTTAGAAGAAGGCCTCAGGgaccaaataaaaatgttatgggAACCAATGTTGCCTCATTGGGTCCCAAACAAGGTAGTGTCGGCCGCAATgaaaaaatccagactccaaaggAGAAGTCAATAGGTCAAAAAGAAAGGACTGTTGTTCCCACAAAGGATACAACTGGCCCCTGGAAAAACTCTCAGTCTTATGGAGTGAATAAACCAAATTATAAACTGCCTTGGTCTGAGGGTAACATTCAAGGCCCAAATTTTAATTCTATGGGTCAACAAGAAAATTCTTATAACCCAAGAGGAGATTCCAGAAGAATCCCAAATTCTGGTGtacaaatccaaagccagaattTGCCCAAAGGGATTGTTTTAGAGCCAAAAAGAACTCCATATCAGCCACATACTAATCAGCCAGAATTAAAACACAGAATTTATCAGCCTGTATACCCTAAAGAAATCCCTACTTCTACAAGAGAACATTTTCCTACTGGAAGAAATACTTGGAATCACCAAGAAATCTCTCCACGCTTTAAGGAACATCCTAGGTGGCAGGCAAAACGTttacctccttctcctccttcttctcatGGCTCTAGAGGaaatgttttcttccagaaatatAGCCCCTATGATCCCAGGGAAAATCCGCCTTACCATAGGAGCAATACGTGGGGTGAGATAGTTGATTCTCCTAGTACTATGCGGCAACCAGAAAATCCACGGTACCCCATGAATACTCCAGACCAGGAGGAGACTTATAATGAAGAGGACCCTATAGATCCAACTGGAGATGAAATTTTTCCAGGGCAAAGTACATGGGGTGAGGAAGAGTTGAGCTTTAAAAGAGACCCAACAGTTAGGCAGTATGGAGGTGGACAATATGCCTTAAATCAGCCAAAGGAAAATTTCCCCTATCCAGCAGATAATCCATCAAAACCTAGGGAGGATTTTCCCTATAACGAGTTTTACCCCTGGAACCCAGATGAGAATTTCCCATCATATAATACAGGTCCCACTGTAACCCCACCCATGCAGAACAAGGGTTATTATACTACCAGTGCTGTTGGACAAGAAGAAAGCACTCTATTTCCATCATGGAACTCCTGGGACTACAGTTTTCAAGCTCaagagcagaaagaaaaacagccaTATTATAACAGAAATTACTGGGATCAGGCAACAAATTTACAGCAAACCCCAGCTAGTATACCAGACCTGAAAGAGACTCAGCTCTATTACACCAGTTCCCCAGCTGGGCTTCAGAAAAACCCAAAGTGGCATGAAGATGAGAATTTGAATTATGGCATGCAAATCACTAGTTTAAATTCACCAGACAGGGACTATTTGGCTTATTCAGATTTAATCACTCAAAATTACCCATCAAgtcaaaaagaaatacatttatatCACCAAAGTCAGCAGGGTCCCTGCTGTACTGGAGGCtccacagggcccaaggacaacCCACTGTCTCTACAAGCCTACACATCATCCTATGGTCTTGCGCCAGAGGAGAAACAAGACACCAATCCTCTAGATACAGAAAGTAGTCATACCAATAATCCAAGCCCTATTGTCTCCCCAACAAGCATCCTGCCTGGCCAAAGAAACAGCTCAGAGAACAGACTTCCTGGAGAGATCCAAAGCCCAATTTCTTTCAGAGATGATGTGTCTACTCTAAGAAGGAATATACCATGTTCTATGAAGAATCAACTGAGCCAATTGGAAATTATGTCCAATTCCCCTCAGTCAAAGAATACACCTTGTCTCAAAAATGATCTTGGAGGAGATGGGAACAACATTGTGAAACAAATGTTTGAAGGCAATCAGCTCAATGAGAGAACTGTTGCCCTTACACCTGAGCAGCTCATTATGGGTACACCTGATGAAGGTCCCAGGCCAGAAGGTATCCAAAGTGAAGTCCAAGGAAATGAGAGTGAAAAGCAGCAACAAAGACCACCAAGAATCCTGCATGTACCATGCTTTGGCTCCAAATTAGCAGACCATCACTCTGTCAGCACTGGAACTCCCTCTACCAGTGGAAGACAAGACCCAATTGATGGGGATCTAATTATGCCTACTGGAAATCCTAGTACATCAGTTGGGTTAGCTACTGGAGAACAGTTTAAACATATAAATGTAAATTCATTTAATGCAAATGAACACACTCCATATGAATCCTTTCAAACAGGAACCAATCCACAAGACCAGGTACAAGACTGCTTATTACTTCAG CCTCAGACTTCTCTTCGTAACAGTGCCCAGTTGGCTGGGGGAAGTCTTGCACAGCCTCACTCTACGTTGGAAGCAAAGGAGGGCGATGAAATGCAGGCTCCACCAAACCTACACAAACTCAGCCTACTAACCACCATAGTTGAGAGTTGTCCTCTGGCTTTTTGA